The genomic segment TTATTTCAGCAACAGTATGTGGCACCCATTTAGAAATTTCATTTATAAGGAAATAATGAATTATCTATCGTTTCTGTGGTCATTTCCGTTAGAAGAGGATATAACTGGAACTGTGAAAACAAAACTTCCACTAGAAAAAGATGACATTCTCATTGAGGAATTATAGGTCATCTGAGTGTCTCAGTAAAGAGCTTATTTCCCATCAACACATAGTCTGATGTGGATGGTACCTGAGCCAAAGGACAAGAAGGCATCCTTTTCCTCATCCCAGTAATAGAATCTAATTGAGCTGATGGGGTGGCATCCTGTACCACACCTGAGACATTAGGTTATTTTAAGGGGGTCAAATGCACGCCATATGGCATGTGTTGTTTTCCGCTTCCAAAGAGAGGAACACCTGGAGACTTTTGAAGAACTGCCATCACTGTCTCCATTAATCTGTTGCCTGAGACATTTGTCTTAATAGCAGGGCCCAGTCTGGGAATAGGGTTATCATGCTCAACAGAAATGTCAATCTATTTATATAATCTGTCATATATATTTAGAAAGTTACAGTTCTCCTTGTGGTATTGTCACTACCTGTGGGTTCTTATCAATTGTTCCAGAACCTTCGTCAACCATTAGCCCTCTCTGTTCAGAGATGGCAGTGTCTTGTATCTGATGAGACCATGCTTCAGGAAGCACCTCTTCAGCTTCTTTCAGCAACAGGCCTTGATAGCATCTGATGTTTTCCTCATGCAGCTGGGTTACTTCAGTGTTCCCTCCATAAAAGCCAGCGGTGTGGTTGACTAAACCATTGGTGACGTTGGCCACATGGACCTTGTTTCCACCTCTCTTCTTCCTGTTCTTGTCTTGGACAAGAAGGCATGTGAAGACCTGCTTGAACCGCTTGCGAAAGTGCTTGGAGATCAGAGCATAGACAATGGGGTTGAGGCAGGAATTGGCATAGGACAGGCAATGAGAAGCCAAGCGGCAGGCGTAGGTGGCCCGGTTGAAGGGAAAGTAGCCAAACCAAAAGCACAAGATCACCAGGTGGTGAGGCAGCCAGCAAAGGCAGAAGAGGACAGCCACCGCAATGATCATTTTGGTGACCCTACGCTTGGCTTTACGAGATTCAGAGATCCTCTCAATGGGGTCTACAGCAGTCCACAGGAATTTAATGGTCCTAGCATAAGCCAGGCTGACCACAACGACAGGGAGGACATAGCCAAAGACAAAGGTAAGAATGTCCAAAATCTTGCGGCGCTGATCCTCCCAAATAGGAACACAAATGGGCACCTTTTGATACTGGACTATTTGGAAGTAGCTGAGATATGGTCCTGCAAAAAGCAGTGACAACGTCCAAATCATGAAAATGGCCAGAGCGGCATTGCGAGAGGTACGGAGATCTCGGGATTTCAGAGGATATCGAATAGCCAAATACCTAGAAACAGGGATACATTTTAATGTAAGACATCAAGGTTGTCAGACACATACACTCTGCTAAACATTATCAGTATCTTTTTCTCCCTTCGTCATGGTTTCCCCACTGCTTAATCCAGCCCAAAGTTGGAAATAATATTTGGGTCTTGCCAATCCCAGTTAGGAAGAATAATACAGTGGTGAGAACTTTGGACAATTTTCATTAAATATTCACACATCTCAAAGTGTTTTAAGAAGTTATTCTGCATATTAATATATGTAGTTTTTGCATGAGAATTGTGGACATCTGcccacagacacacacaaactGGAGTTTAGTATTCTGTTAGCTATGATGCTGTAAACTGGACTAGGAAGAATAACTGTGCCCTATTCACATTTACAATCCTAGTACCATTACCATGATCAGCAATGCCTTCCAAATTCACATTAAAATCCAAACTGTGGCAAcattttctgtagctaaaaaatCCCTGCTTTTGCTTGTTGAACTGCCAATTACTGGCAGGATTGGGCTGGAGGCATCAAGCTTCGGTGTCCCTTTCACCAGCACCACAGAACCCCATCCCTCAGTACAGGTATCTTTAAAATTACATACatattggaaaagaaaacagccaGAACATTATGGTTACATGTTAGGTGTAGGACCTCAGCCACAGGATCAGACTTCcaagtgagggttttttttttggtatatgTTTTCAATACGGAAAAAAGCAATTGGCACAACAAAAATCTTGCTCAACAAAATTGCACATAACCAAAAACTTGTCCCAAAATGTTgccatattgttttattgtttgtgatTTCTTTTGCAGACTTTTGTTCTGCAAGTTTTTGTTCTATAAGATTGCTGTTTCTTGTGAAAAAAACAATGTTATACAGAGAGCACACACACTTTTTTACACACACTGACAATTCTCATGCCAAAACTCTTCCATTTTTTACACAGAATAATTTTCCAAAACTCTTTAGGATTTATTAATATTGGTCAAGAACTGCACAAAAACAGTGAAATAAGTGGAAATGAATTGTCTTCAACTGCAACGACAAAATACTGTATTCTCTGTACCACATGCTGAAAGCTATATAGATGAGAATGCCCTTCCAGGTCTTCCTGCATACATTTTGTTAAAGTGCCAAAGAAAGATCCAAGCTTTGGTCTGCCAACAATTTATGGAAATTTGAACTTGGTTTACATAATTCTCAAAGGATGAGATATAGAGAATGTGCTGTTTTCCAAAGTTAATGGGAGGCATACTGAATGAGGAAACTTATAAGCttgagaaatttttaaaaatccaactgaaattaagaatatatattttttgttttgacAGGAATTTATTAATGCCCCACTGAGGAAGTAGAAGGCGCTGCTAAGTAAGACGGGCTTAATAAGGTGAAAGGGAGGGGGAAATATGAAAACAATAAAAGTGTTAATATTTCAGAAAATGCATTCAGAGGAAGCAAGAAATACTCTCCACAAACTATGCCATGAGAGCAGGATGGAGTAACACGCAGAAGACAAAGGAGAGGCAGTGGAACAAAATGAAAATGAGGTGAAAGGTCTGACCTGGCCTTGAAGGGAGAAAAGAGGCAGCCAGTCCCATTATGCCAAGGCCCAAAAGCAGATGAAAGCCCTTCCCTCCactccaactgccactgccttggccTCAAAAGGAGAAAAGAGGCAGCCACAGTTCCATCATACATAAGCCCAGCAGTGGCTGAAAAGCCCTTCCCCCTGTTCCAGCTGCCACTGTACTGGCTTCAATGTGAGCAAAGAGGCAGGCACAACATCACCATGCCTAAGCCCAGCAGCAGATGAGACGCCCTCCCATCCATCCCAagtgccactgccctggccatgATGGCCTGTTCCATATGTCTAGGCCCAGCGGCCAATGAAAGGTCTCTCTGTCTCAagtgccactgccctggccttgaaGACAGAGACCTATCCTGCTGAGGCCCAAAAGCTGATGAGAGGTCCTCttatccatcccaactgccactgccttgtccacaaagagagagaagaagaggcgGTATCTGCTAAGCCCTTGCCAACCTTTTTCCTTTTGTATCATGGAATAAAGTCTAAGCGTGTTTGCAGTCACCCAAGGACAGAGGGGGAAGtgggagaagaaagaaactgggacatttcaaaagcagttgGAAAAGTGGGACTACAGAGGATTATTTAGGATTCTTCCCTGCCAAATTTGTCTACAACAGAAGACTTACCTGTCTACAGAAACAGCTGCCAAGGTAAAACTGCTGGCATACATGGTGAGGTAGATGAAGAAATGTACTGCCTTGCACCCAAAGGCACCAAAGAGCCATCCATCCAAGGTGTAGATGGTGGCCTGGAAAGGGACGCAGAAGAGGATGAAGCAGAGGTCTGCCACAGCCAGGTTGAGGATGAAGAGGTTGGTAGTGTTATATTTCACCTGCCCGTTGCGGAGCAGCACGGCAAGCACCAGGCCATTCCCTACAGTGCCCACGAGGAAGATGAGGGAGAAGACCACTGGCACAATGATGCCTGCAGTTCGTGCTTCCAGGCTGTCTGTAGATCCATTCCAGCTGTCTGGCATCTCCCCATTGGAGAGAAAGGGCCTGACAAAATAAGAAGTGGTTACTAGTATTGCTAGGTCAAGATTATCCCAAGCTCTGGGGATTTCAGCACCAAAACCTGGGATCTAGAAATTACCCCCGTGACATCATAGGAGGCAGGCCCTGGTGATGTCGCAGGAGGGCATCTCTGGTGATGTCATTCAAAATGATGCATTCATATACACATTatgccattaaaataaaataaaagcctcTATCGCTTTAGTTTAGGCTGTTTGAAGGACCGTATCTCCCTACATGAGCCAATTAAAGCACTATGATCAAATCTCTTTGCCAGCATGGTGGCTAAACCGTCTGGAGAAGtgtagttaaaaaaaaatcattttttctgttttcttgtattttgtaaaCAGTGATGCACATTGATAGTGGCATACAAATAATTCTGACTGAATGTGATGCTTCTGAACCTGAATCCATATTCATCAGCCACAGTTCTAACAAGCAAGTGGAAAAATTGCATTCACCCCTGATTTAACAAAACATCCAATTTCTACCACCCACCAGAATGAAATACAAATACTAGCTAGGACTGATTATATTCTGAGTATCTAGAAGCACACTGCAGAGAACTGAAGGTACAGAAGTCAGTTCCTTCCTGGGCATGTGGTCTGAATTTGCTGCAAGCCCTGGCTTTggggaatttattgaaaaatagcGGGGGAACAACTTCAATGCTAGCAGGAATTATGCTAGCAAGATTCCAAACTTGCTCAAAATCAGGAAGGCAATTTATGAGGTTTTAAATAGCCAACAGGCATCAAAAGAAGCTGCTGTTATAATTAAACTAATTGTGCTGCCTTTGCCTCTGCAATCCATTCTTTTTATGCCACATATCTCAGTGGCACTTTATCAATCCAGGTAGTAAACATTTATTTCCCCTTTTACCAAATCTACCTTGAGTTccattttggggaaagaaagacATAAGACCAAATAAATATATAAGGTGTCAAAGCTGTACAAAAAAGCAAAACAGCAATAATGCATGCAGAACAACCAGCAAGGAAAAGTACAATTGAGTGAAATACATTGATTCTATGGCTAAAGCAATGGATGGGTGTCTTTTAATTGCACTAGGATTTGAGTCCAGGAGCAATTTACTCTTACTTTGAAAGATATAAACTCTGGAACATTATATTAACATTAAATTAACAGAATTATGCCCATTTGCCAAAGATGCTGTATTTCTAATGTTTGTCACAGTCTTACTGATTTCATTAGAGTTAACTATATCTCTGACACTGACAGATAATTTTTTTCTCTGTATAGCATGAATCCTTTTCAGTTCTGATTAGAGTAAAGCAGTTTGAATTAATGGTGTTTTTCTACATCTTGACATATTACATAACAATTGATTCAacaggtctactctagttgggactaatcaGTAGAGTCCAGCCTGATCTTTAAGATGTAAAATTtgtacatcttttttttttatgaGAATGGTATACTGACTTGGTATTTTACATGCTGTTTGGTGGATAAAGCTGATGCTTTTCTTTGCATGAACGTACATTTTATCACTGTTCattcaaggaaagaaagaaagtacaGCTGAAGGTAAGACAgttagaagtgtgtgtgtgtgtgtgtgtgtgtgtgtgtgtgtgtgtgtgtatatatatatgcaaatatataaatgcaaaatatgcatatatatatatatatgcaaaataaCCTTATGTATTGTGAAATTTCTGAGTAAGTTGTTTTTAGAAGTGCTTATCTGATTCCTCTAAAACAGCAAGATTGGCAGCAATGGTACTTCCCTGGGAAGAGTATTCATGACACAGGAATGCACAATGGATGTTATGAAtgtaagacaggagcagaattcaaaacgatcttaacagattagagagatgggctaaaactaacaaaatgaagttcaagagggacaaatgcaagatacccaacttaggcagaaaaaaaaggaaatgcaaagatacagaatgtgggaTGCCTGCCTCAATAGCAGGAgaacctggagaacaagccctatgaggagcggcttaaagagctgggcatgtttagcctgcagaaggaaggctgagaagagacatgatgaccatgtatgaatatatgaggggaagtcatagggaggagggagtaagcttgttttctgctgccctggagactaggacacagaacaacagcttcaaactactggaaaagagattccacctgaacattgggaagaatgtattcactgtgagagctgttcagcagtggaactctcttccctggactgtggtggaggctccttctttggaggcttttaagcagaggctggatggccatctgtcaggagttctttgaatgcaattttcctgcttcttgacagggagttggactggatggcccacagggtatcttccaactctatgattctatgtttttgtgattctatcattctaattTGAGGAAGGAAATGAACAAAGTTACATGTCAAATGTCCACTGTACTTTTGTTTTCATTGGCTGGTTCCTTTGCCTTTAGCAGATTCCAGGCACAAACACTGAGGAGGTAAAGCTTTTCATTAGTGGTGACACAGGTAGTAGGAAAGGCATTGTCAGACAAAAATGTCCTTTTCTTTAACTGCTATTATAAGCAAAGGAATCGCAGCTCAGAAGAAACATGGCAAACCTGCCCAGAAACGTGGTGATAAGTTAATCAACTTATCAACACAGATGTAAATTCATCCAGTGCCACTGTAGCTTTAATGGTGACATTCATTAGCTTTCATTATTACGTACATTAATGTAAAAATGACATCAGGAGAAGTAAAGGTCTTTTCTTCTCTGTGATGCAAGTGGTTCGGATTACAACCGCATGGGGCTGGATTAGCTCCAGATCACTCTGGGTGTCCAGGTTCAAGATCCCTTTCTCTTTGGCAGCCACAAGCCTCAGCCCTGGCTCTGGTCCCTTCTGGAGGGAGTCCCAGCCAGGCACCACTTAACCCTCTTTACTTTGTTACATTCCAAAAGCGCTTAAATCTCTTGCTTCTCACAAATTAGAATTTCCCTACCTTTCTTTGTCAGGACTCTGTGTTTGGCCAACTTGCCCGCAAGAGGCCAGGAGGAGGGAACAGTGCTTCATGGAAGAGTGCTGATGAAAGGACTGCATCCTTGGTTTTGATGATTAATTGATGGTGCAATGGAGTAGCTGTCTCTATGAAAATTTATCCTCCCTGAGATTGGAGAATTGCATTTGTTTTTAGAGAACAAAGTTATCATCCAAAAAGTTTTCCAAGCtgtgcatttctctctctctctctggtatAGATCATGCAGTTGTAACACCacaaataaatgaaaagaaatggaCTTTCCCTGTTTATTAGGAATACTGAACTCAGTGGATTCCTTTTTGCCACATCAACAATCAAGACACAATTCACTCTTTTGCATCTGTTGCAAAAGTTGTCTGAGGGGAGAGTTGGATCCCAAAAGATAGGGCTGTCCATTCAGGGCTATTGCAAAGCTCTAAAACCTGAGACCTAAGGAGAGGGCCTTTGGTGATGTCATTAATATGTGTCATTGCTCCGAGTTTGTCATTCAAGTGAGGACACACAGTTTGGGAGAGGAACTCATCATCCTGTTCGGAAATTTAAGAAAGAAGTCTTAATGAATGGGATAGTTTCCAGGATCAAAGTGAGGGGATTATTCTGTCTCAGCTACTCAGGGAGATGGGATAAGAAACTTTAAATCTTGTGTTCTTGTTTCTagctacaacagtggttctcaacctgtgggtccccagatgttttggcttacaactcctagaaatcccagccaatttaccagctgttaggatttctgggagctgaaggccaaaacatctggggagccacaggttgagacgCACTGAGCTAGAAGGTGGATGcagagcagagtggagggtgagccctggtgtctcaccaactgggaggaaaggaggaaactaaGTAAATACATTGATCACTGGAACCTTTTCAGTTTGCAGCCAGAAATGAATTAATCATTGCAAACTATAACAAGTCACGGCTCTGGAGATTGCCGCTAGCCCTTTCCTCATGTCTGGAGGTGAGCCCCCCTGAACTAGAGAATTTGCACTCTTGTCTCCCACCTGGAGATAATCCATAAGAACTAAGCTTTGAGATTTGGCAACCACAGTCAGCAGATCTACAATGCCTAAAATGTTAGCCGCATCTATGTCTTGGAGAAGACGGAAAGACAGTAAAAAAGGATACTACTCTTTTGAGTGGGGATTGTCTGTTTTGATGCATTACCTTTCTACTCCTATGAGGATTGTTGGTGAGTGGCAAAAGTCCTTGATCAGCTCTTTCTTCACACAATCCTCTTGAGCCATGCTCTTTTTCTATTTGCTTTTTTCTGGAGTGCCATCAGAATTTCAAAAGGAGCTAGTTCTCTCTgctatattattttttttattctatATGCTTTTGGCTATGAGCAGCAGGTATCGGCCTCTACCCAGAATGATATCATAAAGATATCTCCACATAAGGGAGCTTGGGCATTGGGTTTGGAGAAATACAGTCATTTCCCAAATCCATATTAGTCTAATATTGTTATTAGGCCAAACAAAAGACTGCGAAAAGAAGTGAAAGTCTCTTCATTGGCAACAGATTACCAAAagtggggaaaggaggaaggagggggggggggccttgATGTTGATCTTGATGTTGATGAACCGATCTGGAGAGCTCAAAAGTATAACACTGGAAACTGCTTTTTCCCCCTTGCTCTTTGGGGGTCAAAGGAATTCAGCACAATATCAGATAAAGCAATATGATTCAAACATTAGACATATCACAAACAATTAAAACTAAACATTAAATATATCTTCTGCAACCATCCAGCCTAATAGTTGGGCTGTCTATTTACCTACCTACCATCTGCTAACCATCAGCCCTAACATGGATTTTAATAGAGTTTTGAAATTTGCTCATGTTAAAAGGTAGTCTTGTTAAAATCACTCAAATGAATTAGTatcatgaatttttaaaaaatgacaaccaTTGTTCTCTGaggaaccagtgtggtgtagtggtttgagcactggattgtgactctggagagcagggtctGAATGccctgaaacccactgggtgactgtgggcaagtcactctctcattctcagaggaaggcaatggaaaacctcttatgaacaaatcctgccaaaaaaaacccctgtggTAGGATCGCCTTAGATCAGAAAACGATTCAAAGACATTCAACAAAAACAGTATTTCCTCACTATATTAATGAAACCTACTGAAATGTCACATACCCTTGGCCATTTAAGGTTTACTCCCCATGTAGCACTTTGCTTTCAATAGATACTCAAGCTCTATCTTTTTACTCACTCTGCTGGGGAAGTGCAGTTTTCTATCCTTGTTCTCCAGTCTCTCTGTTTCAGCTTCTCAGATTGGTTCTATCTCAGCGTCTTGCATTGAACCTGTATCTGCTTCCTTCAAACCAGTGGGGTGGGCAGTCCTATATGAATTGTCCCTCTCAGGAATCCCATCTCTTTCCATACTGGAAGGTAGCATGCCACCCTTTTCATAGTTCCATCTGCCTCAAATGGGGGCTGTTTCCTCCCACCTTGCTTCCTAGAAATGTGCTAGAAGTTGCACCTGCTGAAGTTCTCCTCCTGCATACTGTTTCAAAGGAAGCAAGAGCTTCACGTACTGAATGTGAGAACTCTGAGAAGAGCTTCTAacccccttctccttctccaaatTTCCTTAGGGACCCCAATGGAAAAAATACCCTTCATCGTATTTCATTCTTTTCCCCACACACAGACTTCCATGAATGGTATTGAATGGCAGTGCTACTCACTCGGTAGAGAAGAGGTGGGCAAGGCACTGCCTGGCCTCCTTTGGGTCTTCTTCACCATCCA from the Anolis carolinensis isolate JA03-04 chromosome 5, rAnoCar3.1.pri, whole genome shotgun sequence genome contains:
- the galr3 gene encoding galanin receptor type 3, producing MPDSWNGSTDSLEARTAGIIVPVVFSLIFLVGTVGNGLVLAVLLRNGQVKYNTTNLFILNLAVADLCFILFCVPFQATIYTLDGWLFGAFGCKAVHFFIYLTMYASSFTLAAVSVDRYLAIRYPLKSRDLRTSRNAALAIFMIWTLSLLFAGPYLSYFQIVQYQKVPICVPIWEDQRRKILDILTFVFGYVLPVVVVSLAYARTIKFLWTAVDPIERISESRKAKRRVTKMIIAVAVLFCLCWLPHHLVILCFWFGYFPFNRATYACRLASHCLSYANSCLNPIVYALISKHFRKRFKQVFTCLLVQDKNRKKRGGNKVHVANVTNGLVNHTAGFYGGNTEVTQLHEENIRCYQGLLLKEAEEVLPEAWSHQIQDTAISEQRGLMVDEGSGTIDKNPQVVTIPQGEL